A single genomic interval of Chitinophaga sp. 180180018-3 harbors:
- a CDS encoding 2Fe-2S iron-sulfur cluster-binding protein yields MADEKKLFKVKIDNISVEVEPGTTILNAARQIGRDVVPPAMCYYSKLQGSGGKCRTCLVKVTKGSDADPRPMPKLVASCRTTVMDGMEVANITSPEVQDARKGIVEFLLLNHPLDCPICDQAGECHLQDLSYEHGADATRYEFKRRTFDKVDLGDKIKLHMTRCILCYRCVFTADQLTNKREHGVLGRGDASEIGTYISQSLDNDFIGNVIDVCPVGALTDQTFRFKNRVWFLKPVDAHRDCENPKCCGKTVLWMRGNEVFRVTARKDKYGEVEDFICDTCRFDKKDIKDWVIEGPRKVERNSVISQGHYVNTVKPKDPLVEVLDGRQPRLLFDIHSESQVNRPEIDLSKINGPAHSDDFKK; encoded by the coding sequence ATGGCGGACGAAAAAAAATTATTTAAGGTTAAGATCGATAACATCTCTGTAGAGGTGGAACCCGGTACAACCATATTGAATGCGGCCAGACAGATAGGACGAGACGTAGTACCGCCGGCCATGTGTTACTACTCTAAACTACAGGGCAGCGGTGGTAAATGCCGTACCTGCCTCGTAAAAGTTACCAAAGGCTCCGATGCGGATCCGCGTCCTATGCCTAAACTGGTTGCCAGCTGCCGTACTACTGTAATGGATGGTATGGAAGTGGCAAATATTACTTCCCCGGAAGTACAGGATGCCCGCAAAGGCATCGTGGAATTCCTGCTGCTGAATCACCCGCTGGATTGCCCTATCTGCGACCAGGCTGGTGAATGCCACCTGCAGGATCTGAGCTATGAGCATGGCGCAGATGCTACACGCTACGAATTCAAACGCAGAACTTTCGATAAAGTGGACCTGGGCGATAAGATCAAGCTGCACATGACACGTTGCATCCTTTGCTACCGTTGTGTGTTCACTGCTGACCAGCTCACTAATAAACGCGAACACGGCGTGCTGGGTCGTGGAGATGCCTCCGAAATAGGTACTTATATCTCCCAGTCACTCGACAACGATTTTATCGGAAACGTAATTGATGTTTGTCCCGTAGGTGCATTGACAGATCAGACCTTCCGCTTTAAAAACCGCGTTTGGTTCCTGAAGCCGGTAGATGCTCACCGCGACTGTGAAAATCCGAAGTGCTGTGGTAAAACTGTGCTGTGGATGCGTGGTAACGAAGTGTTCCGCGTAACTGCCCGCAAGGATAAATATGGCGAAGTAGAAGACTTCATCTGCGATACCTGCCGTTTCGATAAGAAAGATATTAAAGACTGGGTGATTGAAGGCCCGCGTAAAGTAGAGCGTAACAGCGTTATTTCACAAGGTCATTACGTGAATACCGTAAAACCTAAGGATCCGCTGGTGGAAGTACTGGATGGAAGACAGCCAAGGCTGTTGTTTGATATTCACTCTGAAAGCCAGGTAAACAGGCCGGAAATAGACCTGTCGAAGATCAACGGCCCGGCTCACTCTGATGATTTTAAGAAGTAA
- a CDS encoding NAD(P)H-dependent oxidoreductase subunit E, with protein MAVVQFSEEKLNKVKEIIARYPEGKQKSALIPVLHLAQETFGGWLSAETMDYVAGLLQLEPIEVYEVATFYSMFNLKPVGAFLFEVCQTGPCMVSGSDQIIGYIKNKLGIGVGETTPDGLFTLKTVECLGACGYAPMMQLGKHYREHLTPAKVDEIIAECRAKANAN; from the coding sequence ATGGCTGTGGTTCAATTTTCTGAAGAGAAACTGAATAAAGTAAAAGAGATCATCGCACGCTACCCGGAAGGGAAGCAGAAAAGTGCGCTGATACCGGTGCTTCATCTGGCCCAGGAAACATTTGGGGGATGGCTGAGTGCAGAAACGATGGACTACGTTGCAGGCCTGCTGCAACTGGAACCGATCGAGGTATATGAGGTGGCCACCTTCTATAGCATGTTTAACCTGAAACCGGTAGGCGCTTTTCTGTTTGAGGTGTGCCAGACAGGCCCCTGCATGGTAAGCGGTTCCGATCAGATCATTGGTTATATAAAAAATAAACTGGGTATAGGTGTGGGCGAAACTACACCGGACGGGCTGTTTACGCTCAAAACAGTAGAGTGCCTCGGAGCCTGTGGATATGCACCCATGATGCAGCTGGGCAAACATTACCGTGAACACCTGACTCCTGCAAAGGTGGATGAAATCATTGCAGAATGCCGGGCTAAAGCAAACGCAAACTAA
- the nuoF gene encoding NADH-quinone oxidoreductase subunit NuoF, whose translation MGRKLLLDKAHIEGIRYYDTYRSNGGYAAAEKALKTLGPDGVLDEVKKSGLRGRGGAGFPTGLKWSFIAKPEGVPRYLVCNADESEPGTFKDRYLMEYIPHLLIEGLLISSFALGANSCYIYIRGEYAWIPDILEQAIAEAKNKGWLGKNILGTGYDLEIYVQRGAGAYICGEETALIESLEGKRGNPRIKPPFPAVKGLWQCPTVVNNVETLSAVVPIINIGGDEYVKIGTGKSTGTKLISACGNINKPGVYEIEMNISVEEFIFSDEYCGGIKNGKRLKACIPGGSSVPVLPSNLLLKTAKGETRMMTYESLADGGFATGSMLGSGGFIVMDEDQCIVRNTLTFARFYHHESCGQCSPCREGTGWMKKVLHNIEYGKGKMSDIDLLWDIQRKIEGNTICPLGDAAAWPVAAAIRHFRDEFEWHVANPQESQTRNFGLAHYADPLPVPAAV comes from the coding sequence ATGGGACGCAAATTATTGTTAGATAAAGCACATATTGAAGGCATCCGGTACTACGACACCTACCGGAGCAATGGTGGTTATGCAGCAGCTGAAAAAGCACTGAAAACCCTGGGGCCTGACGGCGTACTGGATGAAGTGAAGAAGAGTGGCCTGAGAGGTCGCGGTGGTGCAGGGTTTCCAACCGGTCTGAAATGGAGTTTCATCGCCAAGCCGGAAGGAGTTCCCCGTTACCTGGTCTGCAACGCCGATGAATCGGAACCAGGTACCTTCAAGGACCGCTACCTCATGGAATACATCCCCCACCTGCTTATCGAAGGACTTCTCATCTCCAGTTTCGCTCTCGGCGCCAATAGTTGTTACATCTACATTCGTGGTGAATATGCCTGGATCCCCGATATCCTGGAACAGGCTATTGCAGAAGCTAAGAACAAGGGCTGGCTGGGTAAAAATATCCTCGGTACCGGCTACGACCTGGAAATATATGTACAACGCGGTGCAGGCGCCTATATCTGCGGTGAAGAAACTGCCCTGATAGAATCACTGGAAGGAAAGCGCGGTAATCCCCGCATTAAGCCGCCGTTCCCGGCTGTGAAAGGATTATGGCAATGCCCGACAGTAGTGAATAACGTAGAGACATTATCTGCCGTAGTTCCTATTATCAACATCGGCGGCGACGAATACGTAAAAATCGGTACCGGTAAATCTACCGGTACAAAACTGATCTCTGCCTGTGGTAATATCAACAAGCCGGGTGTATATGAGATCGAGATGAACATCTCTGTAGAAGAATTCATTTTCTCTGACGAATATTGTGGTGGTATCAAAAATGGCAAGCGCCTGAAAGCCTGCATTCCCGGCGGATCTTCTGTTCCGGTACTGCCGTCTAACCTGTTGCTGAAAACAGCCAAAGGCGAAACCCGTATGATGACCTACGAAAGCCTGGCTGATGGCGGTTTTGCGACCGGATCCATGTTGGGTTCAGGAGGCTTTATCGTAATGGATGAGGACCAGTGTATCGTACGTAATACCCTTACTTTTGCCCGCTTCTACCATCACGAAAGCTGTGGTCAGTGCAGCCCTTGCCGTGAAGGTACCGGTTGGATGAAGAAAGTATTGCACAACATCGAGTACGGTAAAGGTAAGATGAGCGATATTGACCTGTTGTGGGATATTCAACGCAAGATAGAAGGAAATACCATCTGCCCGCTGGGCGATGCTGCTGCCTGGCCTGTTGCCGCAGCTATCCGTCATTTCCGTGACGAGTTCGAATGGCATGTGGCTAATCCGCAGGAATCCCAGACCCGTAACTTCGGTCTGGCACATTATGCAGATCCGCTGCCAGTGCCTGCTGCCGTGTGA
- the nuoK gene encoding NADH-quinone oxidoreductase subunit NuoK codes for MPVQYYIFLSIALFCIGVMGVLMRRNAIIIFMCIELMLNAVNLLMVSFSKMWADAGRVDAGSAQLFVFFIMVVAAAEVAVGLAIITMVYRNTHSVDINILNRLKN; via the coding sequence ATGCCTGTTCAATATTACATATTCCTGAGTATCGCCCTGTTTTGTATAGGTGTGATGGGTGTGCTGATGCGCAGAAATGCGATCATTATTTTTATGTGCATAGAGCTGATGCTGAATGCCGTTAATCTCCTGATGGTATCTTTCTCCAAGATGTGGGCGGATGCAGGAAGGGTGGATGCAGGATCTGCACAGCTTTTTGTGTTCTTCATTATGGTGGTGGCAGCTGCAGAAGTAGCAGTGGGACTGGCTATTATTACAATGGTCTACAGAAATACACACTCAGTAGATATTAACATTCTTAACAGGCTGAAAAATTAA
- the nuoI gene encoding NADH-quinone oxidoreductase subunit NuoI codes for MQALTNRAKQVDRRPMTFLEKAYIPAIARGMGITFKHIFQRKATVSFPEKQREFSPVFRGLHILNRDEEGRERCTACGLCAVACPAEAITMEAAERKPGEENLYREEKYAAKYEINMLRCIFCGFCEEACPKDAIYLSETFAPANYQRKGFIYGKNDLLIPDPKTGK; via the coding sequence ATGCAAGCATTAACAAACAGGGCAAAACAGGTGGACCGCCGTCCGATGACCTTCCTCGAGAAGGCCTACATTCCTGCTATTGCCAGAGGTATGGGCATCACGTTTAAACATATTTTCCAGCGTAAGGCAACTGTGAGCTTTCCTGAAAAACAGCGTGAATTCAGCCCGGTATTCCGTGGACTGCACATTCTGAACAGGGATGAAGAAGGACGTGAAAGATGTACAGCCTGTGGGTTGTGCGCGGTGGCATGTCCTGCTGAGGCTATTACCATGGAAGCAGCAGAGCGTAAGCCAGGTGAGGAAAATCTGTACCGGGAAGAAAAATATGCGGCAAAATATGAGATCAATATGCTGCGTTGCATCTTCTGTGGTTTTTGTGAAGAAGCTTGTCCTAAGGATGCCATTTACCTGTCTGAAACCTTTGCTCCGGCTAACTATCAGCGTAAAGGCTTCATCTATGGCAAAAATGACCTGCTGATCCCTGATCCGAAAACAGGTAAATAA
- a CDS encoding NADH-quinone oxidoreductase subunit J, giving the protein MSIQQIIFMVLSVVALVSALGVVLSKNPVTSVLCLIVTFFTIAGHYIMMNAQFLAVVHIIVYAGAIMVLFLYVMMLMNLNAELEPQKRNWLKYAGAISGGALLVVLVAALRDASMPALSAQATDIGLIRNLGQTLFKQYVVPFEVSSILFLSAMVGAVVIGRK; this is encoded by the coding sequence ATGAGTATACAACAAATAATTTTCATGGTGCTGTCGGTCGTGGCGTTGGTATCAGCGTTAGGCGTGGTATTGAGTAAAAATCCTGTGACGAGCGTGTTGTGCCTGATCGTAACATTCTTTACCATAGCGGGGCATTATATTATGATGAATGCCCAGTTCCTGGCTGTTGTGCATATCATTGTATATGCAGGCGCTATCATGGTATTGTTCCTGTACGTGATGATGCTCATGAATCTGAATGCCGAGCTGGAACCGCAGAAACGTAACTGGCTGAAATATGCCGGAGCTATTAGCGGAGGAGCTTTGCTGGTGGTGCTGGTAGCAGCACTGCGGGATGCAAGTATGCCGGCACTGAGCGCTCAGGCAACTGACATCGGATTGATCAGGAACCTGGGGCAGACCCTGTTCAAACAGTATGTGGTACCATTTGAAGTAAGCAGCATCCTGTTCCTGAGTGCAATGGTGGGAGCCGTAGTAATCGGTAGAAAATAG
- the nuoL gene encoding NADH-quinone oxidoreductase subunit L: MINLVWLVPFLPLLGFLVNGLGRRFLSKSLVGIVGSGAVLASFVISLLIFFEVKAPGFSAQTVHLFDFINVGALHIPFAFQVDQLSALFLLVITGVGTLIHIYSTSYMHEESSESFARYFAYLNLFVFSMLILVLGANYVMMFIGWEGVGLCSYLLIGFWFNNTNYNNAAKKAFVMNRIGDLGFLIAIFFMITQFGTVTFPEVFAKAAPMGMNNGIITAIAMLLFVGAMGKSAQIPLYTWLPDAMAGPTPVSALIHAATMVTAGIYMIARSNVLYTLAPHIQTVVAIVGLATALFAASIALKQNDIKKVLAYSTVSQLGYMFLALGVGAYGAAVFHVMTHAFFKALLFLGSGSVIHAMGGEQDIRKMGGLKKFMPTTSWTFLVGCLAIAGIPGFSGFFSKDEILAQAYANNPVLYVLGLAGALMTAFYMFRLYYITFSGSFRGTHEQEHHLHESPSAITIPLIILAVLSIFGGYVGLPEVFGTKNLLEEYLAPVFAPSAPFAVEHHLSHGTEWLLMGLSSVLVIIFILLARKKFANYEDAGTENTGLAKMLENKWYVDELYDTIIVKPLYELARFFRDTVEKSGIDRLVNGVGRGVQWGSQQIRLVQSGQVGFYIFAMVIGMIVLFVIGFLL; this comes from the coding sequence ATGATTAATCTAGTTTGGCTGGTACCATTTTTACCGTTATTAGGTTTCCTGGTAAATGGATTGGGACGCAGATTTTTATCCAAGTCTCTCGTTGGAATTGTTGGAAGTGGCGCAGTACTGGCGTCCTTTGTGATTAGCTTGCTGATATTTTTTGAAGTAAAAGCCCCGGGATTTTCTGCACAGACAGTTCACCTGTTCGATTTTATCAATGTGGGCGCTCTGCATATCCCTTTTGCATTCCAGGTAGATCAGCTGAGTGCCTTGTTCCTGCTGGTGATCACTGGTGTAGGTACCCTGATTCATATCTACTCTACTTCCTATATGCATGAAGAAAGCAGCGAAAGTTTCGCGAGATACTTTGCTTATCTGAACCTCTTCGTTTTCTCCATGCTGATCCTGGTGCTGGGCGCCAACTATGTAATGATGTTCATTGGTTGGGAAGGTGTAGGACTTTGTTCTTATCTCCTGATCGGTTTCTGGTTTAACAATACGAATTACAACAACGCGGCTAAGAAAGCATTTGTTATGAACCGTATTGGTGATCTGGGTTTCCTGATTGCCATCTTCTTCATGATCACGCAGTTTGGCACAGTTACTTTCCCTGAAGTATTTGCAAAGGCAGCGCCGATGGGGATGAACAACGGCATCATCACTGCGATAGCGATGTTGTTGTTTGTAGGTGCCATGGGTAAATCGGCTCAGATCCCGTTGTATACCTGGTTGCCTGATGCGATGGCGGGTCCAACACCGGTGTCGGCCCTGATCCACGCTGCTACGATGGTAACAGCCGGTATTTATATGATTGCACGCAGCAACGTACTTTATACGCTGGCGCCTCATATCCAGACTGTAGTAGCTATTGTGGGCCTGGCTACAGCGCTGTTTGCTGCTTCTATCGCACTCAAACAAAATGATATCAAAAAAGTACTGGCTTATTCTACAGTGAGCCAGCTGGGTTATATGTTCCTGGCCCTGGGCGTAGGTGCTTATGGAGCGGCGGTCTTCCACGTAATGACACATGCCTTCTTCAAAGCCTTGCTGTTCCTCGGTTCCGGTTCTGTTATTCATGCCATGGGAGGCGAACAGGATATCCGCAAAATGGGTGGTTTGAAGAAATTCATGCCTACTACCAGCTGGACATTCCTCGTGGGCTGCCTGGCTATTGCCGGTATCCCAGGTTTCTCCGGATTCTTCTCCAAAGATGAGATTCTCGCACAGGCATATGCCAACAACCCCGTATTGTATGTACTGGGCCTGGCAGGCGCACTGATGACGGCTTTCTATATGTTCCGCCTGTACTACATTACATTCAGCGGATCCTTCAGGGGTACGCATGAACAGGAACACCATCTGCATGAAAGTCCTTCAGCTATTACTATTCCTTTGATCATACTGGCTGTTCTTTCCATTTTCGGCGGTTATGTTGGCCTGCCGGAAGTATTTGGAACAAAGAACCTGCTGGAAGAGTACCTGGCTCCGGTATTTGCACCTTCTGCACCATTTGCAGTAGAACATCACCTGTCGCACGGTACCGAATGGCTGCTGATGGGACTGAGCAGTGTGCTGGTCATCATATTTATTCTGCTGGCGCGTAAGAAGTTTGCGAATTATGAAGATGCAGGTACAGAAAACACCGGTCTTGCGAAAATGCTGGAAAACAAATGGTATGTGGATGAATTATATGATACAATCATTGTAAAACCGCTTTACGAATTAGCCCGTTTCTTCCGTGATACAGTGGAAAAATCCGGAATTGACCGGTTAGTGAATGGAGTAGGCCGTGGTGTTCAATGGGGAAGCCAGCAGATCCGCCTCGTTCAGAGTGGTCAGGTTGGTTTCTACATCTTTGCCATGGTGATCGGTATGATTGTATTATTTGTGATCGGATTCTTATTATAA
- a CDS encoding NADH-quinone oxidoreductase subunit A, with protein sequence MKKDNILTPNRFDIWFSYSIFAHSDNVFIGKLMYTETVFLSATTTPISYFPIVLQLLAALGFVGITMLATHFLGPKRKTSDKLINFESGIEQKGNARQPVAIKYFLVAILFVLFDVEVIFFYPYAVNFRELGWEGFTAVLMFVGFFLCGFIYIVKKGALKWED encoded by the coding sequence GTGAAAAAAGATAATATTTTAACTCCTAATAGATTTGATATTTGGTTTAGTTACAGTATTTTTGCGCATTCGGACAATGTTTTTATCGGGAAGCTTATGTATACAGAAACTGTATTTTTGTCAGCAACGACTACTCCAATCAGCTATTTCCCTATAGTATTGCAATTACTTGCTGCTCTAGGTTTCGTTGGGATCACAATGCTAGCTACTCACTTTTTAGGCCCCAAGCGTAAAACCAGCGATAAGCTTATTAACTTTGAAAGTGGAATTGAACAGAAAGGGAATGCCCGTCAGCCGGTAGCTATTAAGTACTTCCTGGTGGCTATTCTTTTCGTGTTATTTGATGTTGAGGTGATCTTTTTCTACCCTTACGCTGTTAATTTCAGGGAATTGGGTTGGGAAGGCTTCACTGCCGTGCTGATGTTTGTTGGGTTCTTCCTGTGTGGGTTTATCTATATTGTGAAGAAGGGCGCTTTGAAATGGGAAGACTAA
- a CDS encoding NADH-quinone oxidoreductase subunit B has translation MARPVQYNNKVKMVEIPEGYSGEGFYATSFDKVIGLARKNSIWPLPFATSCCGIEFMATMAATYDLARFGAERMAFTPRQCDLLMVMGTISKKMGPIVRQVYLQMAEPRWVMAVGACASSGGIFDTYSVLQGIDQVIPVDVYVPGCPPRPEGIIDGFMKIQALVGQESLRRRNSDRYKELMESYGIK, from the coding sequence ATGGCTCGTCCGGTTCAATATAACAACAAAGTGAAGATGGTGGAGATCCCTGAGGGATATTCCGGGGAGGGATTTTATGCCACCTCTTTTGATAAGGTAATAGGTCTGGCGCGTAAAAACTCCATCTGGCCTTTACCATTCGCCACTTCCTGCTGTGGTATCGAGTTTATGGCCACTATGGCGGCTACTTACGACCTGGCCCGTTTCGGGGCAGAGCGTATGGCTTTTACGCCGCGCCAGTGCGACCTGCTGATGGTAATGGGAACTATCTCCAAAAAAATGGGCCCCATTGTGCGTCAGGTATACCTGCAGATGGCTGAGCCCCGCTGGGTAATGGCTGTTGGAGCCTGTGCATCCAGCGGTGGAATTTTTGATACTTATTCCGTATTACAGGGTATTGATCAGGTGATCCCGGTAGATGTGTATGTACCCGGATGCCCGCCAAGACCGGAAGGTATCATAGACGGATTCATGAAAATTCAGGCCCTGGTTGGCCAGGAAAGTCTTCGCCGCCGTAACTCCGACAGGTATAAAGAACTGATGGAATCTTACGGTATCAAGTAA
- the nuoH gene encoding NADH-quinone oxidoreductase subunit NuoH, with protein MTLLSIDWFFIIEKVLLISGVLVLSLVVAMYSTWGERKIAAWIQDRLGPNRAGPLGLLQPLADGGKLFFKEEIIPTNSNRFLFVLGPSIAMLVACMTSAVIPWGDTLTIAGRTISLQVADVNIGILFIFGVVSMGVYGIMLGGWSSNNKYSLLASIRAASQIISYELPMGLALIALLMYTGSLSLKDIVEQQRHGLWNVVVQPLGFFIFLVCAFAECNRAPFDLPEAENELNGGYHLEYSSMKLGFFLFAEYINMFVSSALMATMYFGGYHFPGMDRLQLDPNIITLLGFLALFIKILGFIFFFMWVRWTLPRFRYDQLMRLGWRVMIPLALANMLVTGAVILARQH; from the coding sequence ATGACCTTATTAAGCATAGATTGGTTTTTTATTATTGAAAAAGTGCTCCTGATTTCGGGAGTGCTGGTGTTGTCACTGGTAGTAGCGATGTACTCTACCTGGGGCGAAAGAAAGATTGCGGCCTGGATACAGGACCGTTTAGGCCCGAACCGTGCCGGTCCGCTGGGGCTATTGCAACCGCTGGCGGATGGGGGAAAACTCTTCTTCAAAGAAGAGATCATTCCTACCAATTCCAACCGTTTCCTCTTCGTACTGGGTCCGTCTATCGCTATGCTGGTAGCCTGTATGACCAGTGCGGTAATTCCCTGGGGAGATACGCTGACCATTGCCGGTCGTACTATCTCACTGCAGGTTGCGGATGTGAACATCGGTATCTTGTTTATATTCGGTGTAGTGAGTATGGGCGTATATGGAATTATGCTTGGTGGCTGGTCTTCCAATAACAAATACTCCCTGCTGGCATCTATCCGTGCAGCTTCCCAGATCATCTCCTATGAACTGCCGATGGGGCTGGCTTTGATCGCATTGCTCATGTATACAGGCTCTCTCAGCCTGAAAGATATTGTGGAGCAACAGCGTCATGGATTGTGGAACGTCGTCGTACAACCGCTGGGCTTCTTCATCTTCCTGGTTTGTGCTTTTGCTGAATGTAATCGTGCTCCGTTCGATTTACCGGAAGCAGAGAATGAGCTGAATGGTGGTTATCACCTGGAATATTCTTCCATGAAACTGGGTTTCTTCCTTTTTGCGGAATATATCAACATGTTTGTCAGTTCAGCACTGATGGCTACCATGTACTTCGGAGGTTATCATTTCCCGGGCATGGACAGGCTGCAGCTGGATCCTAACATCATTACGTTATTAGGCTTTTTGGCGCTGTTCATTAAAATACTGGGCTTTATATTCTTCTTTATGTGGGTAAGATGGACGCTTCCAAGGTTCAGGTACGACCAACTGATGCGTTTGGGCTGGAGAGTAATGATACCACTGGCGCTGGCGAATATGCTGGTTACAGGAGCGGTGATACTGGCGCGTCAACATTAA
- a CDS encoding NADH-quinone oxidoreductase subunit C, translating into MSLTNERIQQRLTEKFGDVLTGFEEPFGMLTLTAQKDYNLKVMQFLFDDEELRFRFLTDITGVHYPERKNEELAVVYHLHNLQDNIRLRLKVFAPVAKPDVFTATALYESANWMERETYDFFGINFVGHPNLIRVLNVDEMTYFPMRKEYPLEDAMRIDKDDEMFGRGGNF; encoded by the coding sequence ATGTCTTTAACAAACGAACGCATACAGCAACGCCTTACGGAGAAGTTTGGAGATGTGCTAACCGGCTTCGAGGAGCCGTTTGGGATGCTTACCCTCACCGCTCAGAAAGATTATAACCTGAAAGTAATGCAATTCCTGTTTGATGATGAGGAATTGCGTTTTCGCTTTTTAACGGACATCACTGGTGTCCATTATCCGGAGCGGAAAAATGAGGAGCTGGCAGTAGTTTATCATCTGCACAACCTGCAGGATAATATCAGGCTTCGCCTGAAGGTGTTTGCTCCGGTAGCCAAACCAGATGTATTCACCGCTACCGCCCTGTATGAATCTGCCAACTGGATGGAACGCGAAACCTATGATTTTTTCGGAATCAATTTCGTTGGGCATCCTAACCTGATACGTGTGCTGAATGTGGACGAAATGACCTATTTCCCAATGAGAAAGGAATATCCGCTGGAAGATGCCATGCGTATCGATAAGGATGATGAAATGTTTGGAAGGGGAGGAAATTTTTAA
- a CDS encoding NADH-quinone oxidoreductase subunit D, with amino-acid sequence MLDQKQHIKLPEGSIEKDTTTLNLGPTHPATHGVFQNILEIDGEKIVSAVSTVGYIHRAFEKIAERRPYYQITPLTDRLNYCSAPINNMGWLLTVEKLLGIETPKRVDYLRVIIMELARIADHLICSSVMGVDTGALTGFVYVMTYRELIYEIYEEICGSRLTTNIGRIGGFERNFSDAAFAKIQRFLDEYPAVLKEFETLLTRNRIFMERTQGIGGISAERALSYGFTGPNLRAAGVDYDVRVANPYSSYQDFDFSIPVGTTGDCYDRFQVRNAEMWESISIIRQAMEKLKSLPDDVYHADVPAYYLPEKKDVYTKMEALIYHFKIVMGEAEILPGEVYNSVEGANGELGFYLISDGGRSPYRLHFRRPCFIYYQAYPELVKGTMLSDAIIVMSSLNLIAGELDA; translated from the coding sequence ATGTTAGATCAGAAACAACATATAAAACTGCCGGAAGGCTCTATTGAAAAGGATACGACGACGCTTAACCTCGGTCCTACTCACCCGGCTACCCATGGGGTTTTTCAGAACATTCTGGAAATCGATGGCGAAAAGATTGTGAGCGCGGTATCTACCGTAGGGTATATCCACCGTGCTTTTGAGAAGATAGCGGAACGTCGCCCTTATTACCAGATTACGCCACTGACAGACCGTCTGAACTACTGTTCTGCTCCTATTAATAACATGGGTTGGTTGCTGACAGTAGAGAAGCTGCTGGGCATTGAAACGCCTAAGCGGGTGGATTACTTACGTGTGATCATCATGGAACTGGCCCGTATTGCAGATCACCTGATCTGTAGTTCGGTAATGGGCGTTGATACCGGCGCACTCACTGGTTTTGTGTATGTAATGACCTATCGCGAACTGATATATGAAATATACGAGGAAATATGTGGTTCCCGTCTGACTACCAACATTGGCCGGATCGGAGGGTTTGAGCGGAATTTCTCTGATGCAGCATTTGCAAAGATCCAGCGTTTCCTCGATGAATATCCTGCTGTGCTGAAGGAGTTTGAAACGCTGCTGACCCGCAACCGTATCTTTATGGAACGTACGCAGGGTATTGGTGGCATCAGTGCGGAAAGGGCGCTCAGCTATGGTTTTACAGGACCCAATCTGCGTGCTGCCGGTGTGGATTATGATGTACGTGTAGCCAATCCTTATAGTTCCTACCAGGATTTCGACTTTTCTATACCGGTTGGTACCACGGGCGATTGCTACGACCGTTTCCAGGTGCGTAACGCCGAAATGTGGGAAAGTATCAGCATTATCCGTCAGGCTATGGAAAAACTGAAAAGCCTGCCTGATGATGTGTATCATGCAGATGTTCCTGCCTACTATCTTCCGGAGAAAAAAGATGTTTATACAAAAATGGAAGCGCTGATCTATCACTTTAAAATAGTGATGGGAGAAGCGGAGATACTGCCGGGTGAAGTATACAACTCGGTAGAAGGCGCTAACGGCGAACTGGGCTTTTACCTGATCAGTGATGGAGGCCGCAGCCCTTACCGTTTGCACTTCCGTCGTCCGTGCTTCATCTACTACCAGGCCTATCCTGAACTGGTGAAAGGTACTATGCTCAGCGATGCTATCATCGTGATGAGTAGCCTGAACCTGATTGCGGGTGAGCTGGATGCATAA